In a single window of the uncultured Dysgonomonas sp. genome:
- a CDS encoding Do family serine endopeptidase, with amino-acid sequence MNKVWKNISTYIVVALVSIGATYGMYSFMDYKRGYSTADTYNYGTEFDQKGVHLASLTADGYPDFTKAAENSIHAVVHIKSTVKAQTSQGQGRQRMIDPFEYFFGFGDRGGQGYGQPQPSVGFGSGVIISADGFIITNNHVIDKADEIEVTLNDNSKYTAKLVGTDPVTDIALLKIEGKEFPYIPFGNSDNLKVGEWVLAVGNPFNLTSTVTAGIVSAKGRGNISGGNRGGVDMSIQSYIQTDAAINRGNSGGALVNTNGELIGINTAIYSQTGDFSGYGFAVPISIAGKVVADIKEYGTVQRAVLGVQIGEVAAAKEADPEKTKNLKINEGAYVGGFADMSPAKQAGIEEGDVITAVNGVKVKTVSELQEQVNRFRPGDKVKVDVVRGTSTKTFDVTLKNSAGSTSVVKKEDGIASVGAAFKDLTAEKKKSLGVSYGVEVAGVDNSGKFHKEGIAKGFIIQKINNQPVSSANEVERIITATANSQDKALFITGITANGSRKYYAVDLSE; translated from the coding sequence ATGAATAAAGTTTGGAAAAATATTTCAACCTACATTGTGGTTGCATTAGTGAGTATAGGAGCTACATATGGAATGTATAGCTTCATGGATTACAAAAGAGGATACAGCACCGCTGACACCTATAATTACGGAACCGAATTTGACCAGAAAGGAGTACATCTGGCAAGCCTGACTGCTGACGGTTATCCTGATTTTACAAAAGCTGCAGAAAATTCTATTCATGCGGTAGTACACATCAAGTCTACTGTGAAGGCACAGACCTCGCAAGGTCAGGGACGCCAGCGAATGATCGATCCCTTCGAATATTTCTTCGGATTCGGTGACCGTGGCGGACAGGGTTACGGACAACCTCAGCCGAGCGTCGGTTTTGGTTCGGGTGTAATAATCTCTGCCGATGGATTTATAATCACAAACAATCATGTCATCGACAAAGCCGATGAAATAGAAGTTACATTGAACGACAACAGTAAATACACTGCAAAACTGGTAGGAACAGACCCTGTTACCGATATAGCTTTACTGAAGATAGAAGGCAAAGAGTTTCCATATATTCCATTTGGAAACTCCGACAATCTGAAAGTTGGTGAGTGGGTATTGGCAGTAGGAAACCCATTCAACCTGACATCTACAGTTACAGCCGGAATCGTCAGCGCCAAAGGTCGTGGAAACATAAGCGGAGGTAACCGAGGTGGAGTAGATATGAGTATTCAATCATATATACAAACCGACGCTGCCATCAACCGGGGAAACAGTGGAGGTGCATTAGTTAACACCAATGGTGAACTCATAGGAATCAATACTGCCATCTACTCTCAGACCGGTGACTTTTCCGGATATGGATTTGCCGTACCTATTTCAATTGCCGGAAAAGTAGTAGCTGACATTAAGGAGTATGGCACTGTACAACGCGCTGTTCTCGGCGTACAGATAGGCGAAGTGGCTGCGGCAAAAGAAGCTGACCCCGAAAAAACAAAGAACCTGAAAATAAATGAGGGTGCTTATGTTGGTGGATTTGCAGATATGAGTCCTGCTAAACAAGCCGGAATAGAAGAAGGGGATGTCATCACAGCGGTGAATGGAGTGAAGGTAAAAACAGTTAGCGAACTACAGGAACAAGTAAACAGATTCCGTCCGGGTGACAAAGTTAAAGTAGATGTAGTACGTGGAACTTCAACCAAGACATTCGATGTAACTCTCAAAAACAGCGCAGGCAGCACTTCGGTTGTGAAAAAAGAAGACGGTATTGCCAGTGTAGGAGCTGCATTCAAAGACCTTACTGCCGAAAAGAAGAAATCTTTAGGCGTTAGCTATGGTGTGGAAGTGGCAGGTGTAGACAATAGCGGTAAATTCCACAAAGAAGGTATAGCTAAAGGATTTATTATACAGAAAATCAACAATCAGCCTGTATCTTCAGCCAACGAGGTAGAACGCATCATCACCGCCACAGCCAACAGTCAGGACAAGGCGCTATTCATAACCGGAATAACAGCTAACGGATCAAGAAAATATTATGCAGTAGATTTAAGCGAGTAA
- a CDS encoding glycosyltransferase family 39 protein — translation MKKTLQAFLILIAVLLVLFLLSIIFIKIGIFYEENQSFKELFQIANDLSGLNYIIFLSILTSFIILAVYCILKINILYPHTASFCSYIGRAIKSIWNDLNGRYVLLILLTPLITSIYFAIVLPISYDEALTYVDFTNNPILYCISSYPAPNNHVFHSIITHITKHIPVFDILFRLRISSIVISILTWAIAYSFVKRYYSRKVALFSVAISSMLFMSIYYSYMSRGYALVTFFFVISLYATFNIIKHGSRNKDWAIFSICSVLGFYAVPSYLYPFVTLNFIILLYNYKNIKQQFVFNLFITLATLLCYTPIILHQGFGVLSITPGDRMGVLALFPLFFRNTFSEIYGLHLIYTFIAIGIPFIIALLKKKKEILKLWIIFGLAPVILLAIHSVIPFPRTFIYYGFVVLFLMGISVSEYIEKIPVKCLIILLLVLQAGLFYNFKNNIEEYESFNIGFHDVSEKFIEDGKTFYVLSGLNIESHKFEMMLRGYDYSKSKYDRVFIDFEDFRLVNTDTLKGNFDYIVIDKEWDRTEARKPVYSNKTLNVYIMN, via the coding sequence ATGAAAAAGACTTTACAAGCCTTTCTAATATTGATAGCAGTATTACTTGTATTATTCCTGTTATCAATAATTTTTATAAAAATCGGCATCTTTTACGAAGAAAATCAATCTTTCAAAGAACTTTTTCAGATAGCAAATGATCTGTCAGGCTTAAATTATATCATTTTTCTAAGTATATTGACTTCTTTCATCATTCTTGCTGTTTATTGTATACTAAAGATAAATATTTTGTATCCTCATACAGCATCTTTCTGTTCGTACATCGGCAGGGCAATAAAGAGTATATGGAACGATTTGAATGGCAGATATGTATTGTTAATATTGCTCACGCCTCTTATTACATCTATCTATTTCGCTATTGTATTACCTATATCATATGACGAGGCACTCACTTATGTTGATTTTACAAATAATCCGATCTTATATTGTATCTCGTCTTATCCCGCTCCGAATAATCATGTTTTTCATTCTATAATAACGCATATAACCAAGCATATTCCGGTTTTTGATATCTTATTCCGTTTGCGGATATCGTCGATTGTGATCTCTATACTGACATGGGCTATTGCTTATTCTTTTGTCAAAAGATACTATTCGCGGAAAGTGGCGTTGTTTTCAGTTGCCATTTCGTCTATGTTATTTATGTCTATCTACTATAGTTATATGTCGAGGGGATATGCTTTGGTAACTTTCTTCTTTGTCATATCCCTGTATGCTACATTTAATATAATAAAGCATGGCAGTAGAAATAAAGATTGGGCTATATTCTCTATATGCAGTGTTCTTGGTTTTTATGCTGTGCCTTCTTACCTCTATCCTTTTGTTACTCTGAATTTCATAATCTTATTGTATAACTATAAGAATATAAAACAACAATTCGTATTCAACCTATTCATAACGCTTGCAACATTGCTCTGTTATACACCGATTATATTACATCAGGGTTTTGGAGTGTTGTCTATAACACCGGGTGACCGCATGGGAGTATTGGCTTTGTTCCCTCTTTTCTTCAGGAATACTTTCAGTGAAATTTATGGCCTGCATCTTATATACACATTTATTGCTATCGGCATACCGTTTATAATAGCCCTATTGAAAAAGAAAAAGGAGATACTTAAACTCTGGATCATATTTGGTTTGGCTCCGGTCATACTTTTAGCAATACACTCTGTCATTCCCTTTCCTCGTACATTCATATATTATGGTTTTGTAGTCTTATTCCTGATGGGTATATCTGTTTCGGAATACATAGAAAAGATACCTGTGAAATGTCTGATAATATTGCTTCTCGTGTTACAGGCCGGGCTGTTTTATAACTTCAAAAATAATATTGAGGAATATGAGAGTTTCAATATAGGCTTCCACGATGTAAGCGAGAAATTTATTGAAGATGGTAAAACTTTCTATGTCCTCAGTGGACTGAATATCGAGAGTCACAAATTTGAGATGATGCTGAGAGGATACGATTATAGTAAATCAAAGTATGACAGGGTATTCATAGACTTTGAAGATTTCAGATTGGTAAATACAGATACTCTCAAAGGCAATTTCGATTACATTGTCATTGATAAGGAATGGGATAGAACAGAGGCAAGAAAACCTGTATATTCCAATAAAACATTGAATGTGTATATAATGAATTGA
- a CDS encoding sodium:solute symporter, with protein MGITILIIIAVYFAVLLLISHVVSKKDSNNDAFFLGNKKSPWYIVAIGMLGDSISGVTFVSVPGMVGQFDMAYMQMVLGFFPGYLIVAFVLLPLYYKLNLTSIYGYLQQRFGLFSYKTGASFFILSRIVGAASKLYLIVLILQTLVFDQWHVPFYVTVIVIVALIWTYTHRSGMKTIVWTDALQTICLLAALGLIIWQVASKMGFDISQVADTIRSSRHSRIFVFDDWVSKQNFFKQFFSGILIVIVMTGLDQNMMQKNLTCKTLKDAQKNMVSYGFGFIPMNYLFLSLGILLLAFATQYGITLPDNPDQILPMLATEYLGMPVLICFTIGIIAASFSNADSALTSLTTSVCVDLLNVEKKDAKEARKIRGRVHLLVCIVFLLVIFFIDHINQTSILDTIYKAASYTYGPLLGLFFFGLFTRINIKDRFVPIVCILAPLLSYAFEYTLLHTLDYRVGYEILLLNGLLTIAGLLLLSKKGE; from the coding sequence ATGGGTATTACTATTCTGATTATCATTGCAGTATATTTTGCTGTGTTATTACTTATCTCTCATGTTGTAAGTAAAAAAGACAGCAATAATGATGCTTTCTTCCTCGGAAACAAAAAATCCCCATGGTATATTGTTGCTATAGGCATGCTCGGAGATTCTATTTCGGGAGTCACATTCGTTTCTGTTCCCGGAATGGTGGGACAATTCGATATGGCTTATATGCAGATGGTCCTGGGCTTTTTTCCCGGTTATCTCATTGTTGCCTTTGTGCTATTGCCCTTATACTATAAGCTCAACCTGACTTCTATTTATGGTTACCTGCAACAGCGTTTTGGCTTGTTCTCATATAAAACAGGTGCGTCATTCTTTATATTATCGCGAATTGTAGGAGCGGCCTCTAAATTATATCTAATCGTATTGATCTTGCAGACATTGGTTTTCGATCAGTGGCATGTACCATTTTATGTGACGGTTATTGTTATTGTAGCCCTGATATGGACTTACACGCATCGAAGCGGGATGAAGACAATCGTCTGGACCGATGCTCTGCAAACTATATGCCTTTTAGCGGCGCTAGGACTTATTATCTGGCAGGTGGCTTCGAAGATGGGTTTCGATATCTCGCAGGTTGCTGATACTATCCGGAGTAGCAGGCATAGCCGCATCTTTGTTTTTGATGACTGGGTGTCTAAGCAAAACTTTTTTAAGCAGTTCTTCAGCGGGATACTTATTGTGATAGTTATGACAGGTCTGGATCAGAATATGATGCAGAAAAACCTTACATGCAAGACACTGAAAGATGCCCAAAAGAATATGGTAAGTTATGGATTTGGCTTTATTCCTATGAACTATCTGTTTTTGTCGCTGGGTATATTGTTGCTCGCATTTGCGACCCAATATGGAATTACGCTTCCGGATAATCCCGATCAGATATTACCAATGTTAGCTACCGAATATTTAGGAATGCCAGTCCTGATTTGTTTTACCATAGGTATTATAGCTGCATCCTTTTCCAATGCAGATTCCGCACTGACATCACTTACGACCTCTGTATGTGTGGATCTGCTGAATGTGGAGAAGAAGGATGCTAAAGAAGCCAGGAAAATAAGAGGTAGAGTACATCTGCTTGTCTGTATAGTATTTTTACTGGTTATCTTCTTTATTGACCATATAAATCAGACGAGTATATTAGATACTATTTATAAAGCGGCGTCATATACTTACGGACCTTTGCTGGGACTATTCTTTTTCGGTCTATTTACAAGGATAAATATAAAGGACAGGTTTGTCCCTATTGTCTGTATTCTTGCTCCTCTGTTAAGTTACGCCTTTGAATATACCTTACTGCATACTCTGGACTATAGGGTAGGATATGAGATTCTTCTTCTGAATGGTTTACTTACTATAGCCGGATTATTACTTTTATCAAAGAAAGGGGAATGA
- the alaS gene encoding alanine--tRNA ligase has translation MMTSKEIRDSFKSFFASKGHQIVPSAPMVIKDDPTLMFTNAGMNQFKDIILGNAPIKYPRVADSQKCLRVSGKHNDLEEVGHDTYHHTMFEMLGNWSFGDYFKKEAIEWAWEYLTEVIKLDKDRLYVTVFEGSPEEGLSRDDEAAGYWEQYLSKDRIINGNKKDNFWEMGDTGPCGPCSEIHIDLRPNEERAKVDALTLVNESHPQVIEIWNLVFMQFNRKADKSLEPLPAKVIDTGMGFERLCMAVQGKTSNYDTDVFQTIIKAIGELTGSVYGQDEKQDIAMRVIADHIRTIAFSITDGQLPSNAKAGYVIRRILRRAVRYGYTFLDQHKAFMYRLIPALIETMGDAYPELIQQQTLIEKVIKEEEESFLRTLDTGIKLLDKQISETKAKNGTELNGTDAFTLYDTFGFPLDLTELILRENGMTVDNDGFKAEMQKQKDRARNAAAVETGDWVVLKEGDPEFFGYDFTECETEILRYRKVKQKNQEFYQIVFNRTPFYAEMGGQVGDSGWLIHDDEKIEITDTKRENNLAVHLSSRLPEDVTATFIARINTKNRTATECNHTATHLLHEGLREILGSHVEQKGSYVSPGVLRFDFSHFQKLTDKEIRKVERFVTAKIREDISRDEKRHVPISEAKAMGAMALFGEKYGDDVRVIRFGDSVELCGGTHISSTGRIGSFRIVNESSIAAGIRRIEAITAEACENYFYTQQDVLTEVRSFFNNTPNLTQALQKFLEENSELKKQVDEYVKEKIVQVKDVLIKKKQVINGINVYSLAGPFPADIAKDIAFQIRGQFPVNSIFVGATQYENKPMLTLMISDDLVKDHELNASQIIRDAAKHIQGGGGGQPHFATAGGKNLEGLSNALHEIMEKIK, from the coding sequence ATGATGACTTCTAAAGAAATTCGTGACTCTTTCAAATCTTTCTTTGCTTCCAAAGGACACCAGATAGTACCGTCAGCCCCGATGGTTATCAAGGACGACCCTACTCTGATGTTTACAAATGCGGGTATGAACCAGTTCAAAGACATTATACTGGGAAATGCACCTATCAAATATCCACGTGTGGCGGATTCACAGAAATGCCTTCGTGTTAGCGGTAAGCATAACGACCTTGAAGAAGTAGGGCATGATACATATCACCATACGATGTTCGAAATGCTGGGTAACTGGTCTTTTGGCGACTATTTCAAGAAAGAGGCTATAGAATGGGCTTGGGAATATCTGACAGAAGTAATCAAACTGGATAAAGACCGTTTATATGTAACAGTATTCGAAGGTAGCCCCGAAGAAGGCTTGTCGCGTGACGACGAAGCTGCCGGATACTGGGAGCAATACCTGTCCAAAGACCGCATCATAAACGGGAATAAGAAAGACAACTTCTGGGAAATGGGCGATACAGGCCCATGTGGCCCATGTTCGGAAATACATATCGATTTACGTCCCAACGAAGAGCGTGCAAAGGTGGACGCGCTGACCCTTGTTAATGAAAGCCATCCGCAAGTGATTGAAATATGGAACCTTGTATTTATGCAGTTCAACCGTAAAGCAGACAAATCACTGGAACCGTTACCAGCAAAAGTAATTGACACCGGTATGGGATTCGAACGGCTATGTATGGCAGTACAGGGGAAAACATCCAATTATGATACAGATGTATTCCAGACTATTATAAAAGCTATCGGCGAATTAACCGGAAGCGTATATGGACAGGATGAAAAACAAGACATCGCCATGCGTGTCATCGCCGACCATATCCGCACCATCGCGTTCTCTATTACCGACGGTCAGTTGCCATCGAATGCTAAAGCAGGTTATGTAATCCGGCGTATTCTCCGCCGTGCCGTTCGCTACGGATATACATTTCTTGACCAACACAAAGCATTTATGTACAGGCTTATTCCTGCTTTGATTGAGACAATGGGTGATGCATATCCGGAGCTTATCCAACAACAAACACTGATTGAAAAAGTAATAAAGGAAGAAGAAGAATCATTCCTGCGCACACTGGATACAGGTATTAAATTACTGGATAAGCAAATATCCGAAACAAAAGCGAAGAACGGAACAGAACTTAATGGTACGGACGCTTTCACGCTATACGATACATTCGGCTTCCCGCTCGACCTTACAGAGCTCATCCTCCGCGAAAACGGCATGACCGTAGACAACGATGGATTTAAGGCAGAGATGCAGAAACAGAAAGACCGTGCCCGTAACGCAGCCGCTGTGGAAACAGGGGACTGGGTAGTACTGAAAGAAGGCGACCCGGAATTCTTTGGATACGATTTCACGGAATGTGAAACGGAAATACTCCGCTACCGGAAAGTAAAACAAAAGAATCAGGAATTTTATCAGATAGTATTCAACCGTACACCTTTCTATGCCGAAATGGGTGGACAGGTCGGCGATAGTGGCTGGCTGATACATGACGATGAAAAAATAGAAATCACTGATACAAAGCGTGAGAACAATCTGGCTGTCCACCTCTCTTCTAGGCTACCGGAAGATGTGACTGCTACATTTATCGCACGCATCAATACGAAGAACCGTACGGCTACCGAGTGTAACCATACCGCGACACACTTATTGCACGAAGGCCTTCGCGAAATACTGGGAAGCCATGTAGAACAGAAAGGTTCATATGTATCTCCCGGTGTCCTGCGTTTCGACTTCTCACATTTCCAGAAACTGACAGACAAGGAGATACGTAAAGTGGAACGGTTTGTAACAGCAAAAATACGCGAAGATATCTCCCGCGATGAAAAACGCCATGTTCCTATCTCCGAAGCTAAGGCAATGGGAGCAATGGCACTGTTTGGCGAAAAATACGGTGATGACGTACGTGTTATACGTTTCGGTGATTCCGTTGAGCTTTGCGGAGGTACACATATATCATCTACCGGCCGTATCGGTTCGTTCCGCATTGTGAATGAAAGCTCTATTGCTGCCGGTATACGCCGTATAGAGGCGATTACAGCTGAAGCGTGTGAAAACTACTTCTATACGCAACAGGACGTATTGACGGAAGTGAGATCGTTCTTCAACAATACGCCTAATCTGACTCAGGCTCTCCAGAAATTCCTCGAAGAAAATTCAGAACTAAAAAAACAGGTGGATGAATACGTCAAGGAAAAAATCGTTCAGGTTAAGGACGTTTTAATAAAGAAAAAACAGGTTATCAACGGTATAAATGTATATTCTTTAGCCGGGCCATTCCCTGCCGATATTGCAAAAGATATAGCATTCCAGATCAGAGGCCAGTTCCCTGTCAATTCTATTTTCGTTGGGGCTACTCAATATGAAAATAAGCCAATGCTTACATTGATGATCAGTGACGACCTGGTGAAGGATCACGAACTAAATGCTTCTCAAATAATCCGTGACGCAGCTAAGCATATCCAAGGCGGTGGCGGCGGGCAACCTCATTTTGCTACTGCAGGAGGAAAAAATTTGGAAGGTTTGTCGAATGCATTGCATGAGATTATGGAAAAGATAAAGTGA
- a CDS encoding M23 family metallopeptidase, which translates to MKRKVYYRYNPQTLTYERIYPSMKDKVITVFRHLISGIVVGIGALVAFVYFFGTPWGEAQKKENQLILTQYEVLSKRADEMSKVLRDIQQRDDNLYRAIFHADPIPTSIRTSGVGAPGRYDYLTELSSPELIIQTTKKIDYISKQIYIQSNSFDEVLSMAKNQKDRLKHIPSIQPVPDKYLKQVASGYGTRIDPIYGTARFHAGMDFASNIGTPVYVTGDGVVTLADWKQGYGKCIIVDHGFGYQTLYAHLNDYKVRYGQKVTRGEQIGEVGNTGKSTGPHLHYEVHVRGVPDNPAKYYFMDLSPEEYDKMLQIAANHGQVMD; encoded by the coding sequence ATGAAGCGAAAAGTATACTATCGTTACAATCCGCAAACTCTCACATATGAACGGATTTATCCTAGCATGAAGGATAAAGTTATCACCGTTTTCCGTCATTTGATATCGGGTATAGTGGTTGGGATAGGAGCATTGGTCGCTTTTGTTTATTTTTTTGGTACACCTTGGGGAGAAGCACAAAAGAAAGAAAATCAGCTCATACTTACTCAGTACGAAGTATTATCGAAGAGGGCAGATGAGATGTCTAAAGTTCTGAGGGATATACAGCAGCGTGACGATAATCTGTACAGGGCTATTTTTCATGCCGATCCTATACCTACATCTATCAGGACTTCCGGAGTAGGTGCTCCGGGCAGGTATGATTATCTGACGGAGTTGTCAAGTCCGGAACTGATTATTCAGACCACAAAGAAGATAGACTATATCTCGAAGCAGATCTATATTCAGTCGAATTCTTTCGATGAAGTGCTAAGTATGGCAAAAAATCAAAAAGACCGTCTTAAGCATATACCAAGTATTCAGCCGGTTCCCGATAAATATCTGAAACAGGTAGCATCAGGTTACGGTACACGTATAGATCCTATATATGGAACAGCCCGTTTTCATGCAGGAATGGACTTTGCATCCAATATCGGTACTCCCGTATATGTTACGGGTGACGGGGTGGTTACTCTTGCCGACTGGAAGCAAGGCTACGGGAAATGTATAATTGTTGACCACGGGTTTGGCTATCAGACCCTATATGCTCATCTGAATGACTATAAGGTACGATATGGACAGAAGGTCACACGTGGAGAGCAAATCGGCGAAGTAGGTAATACAGGAAAATCAACTGGCCCGCATCTTCATTACGAGGTGCATGTAAGGGGAGTTCCCGACAATCCGGCGAAGTATTACTTTATGGACTTATCTCCGGAAGAGTATGACAAGATGTTGCAGATAGCAGCCAACCACGGGCAGGTAATGGATTGA
- a CDS encoding MerR family transcriptional regulator — protein MKIDLENSNRLYYSIKEVAAHFGVNESLLRFWETEFDIINPRKTDGGARQYTKKNIEDIAVVYHLVKEKGLTLEGARQTLKQRKDEETRKVQVIQKLEQIKKELEDLEREFDSSFD, from the coding sequence ATGAAAATTGATTTAGAAAATAGTAATCGTTTGTACTATTCCATCAAAGAGGTTGCCGCCCACTTTGGTGTAAATGAATCATTGCTTCGTTTTTGGGAGACCGAATTTGATATAATCAATCCACGTAAGACAGATGGCGGTGCCCGCCAATATACAAAAAAGAATATTGAAGATATTGCAGTTGTATATCATCTTGTAAAAGAAAAAGGGCTGACCCTCGAGGGCGCCCGTCAGACTTTAAAACAAAGAAAGGATGAGGAAACACGCAAAGTACAGGTAATACAGAAACTGGAACAGATAAAGAAGGAACTGGAAGACTTGGAGCGTGAGTTCGATTCATCCTTTGACTAA
- a CDS encoding nuclear transport factor 2 family protein: MNYKNIATKIIALETAALEKWNNGNPSGYLELYTPDFTYFDPFLEKRSDGFDKIEALYEEMRGKVLVDKYEMIEPVVQATDEMAVLTYNLISYTGETVYKWNCTEVYKLVANEWKIIHNHWSLIKPV, encoded by the coding sequence ATGAATTACAAAAACATCGCAACAAAGATTATCGCACTGGAAACAGCCGCATTAGAGAAATGGAACAACGGTAATCCGTCGGGCTATCTGGAGCTATACACCCCGGACTTCACTTATTTCGACCCTTTTCTGGAAAAAAGATCGGATGGCTTCGATAAAATAGAAGCTCTTTACGAGGAAATGAGAGGTAAGGTGCTGGTAGATAAGTATGAAATGATTGAACCTGTGGTACAGGCTACCGACGAAATGGCAGTCTTAACTTATAATCTGATATCATACACAGGGGAAACGGTGTATAAGTGGAACTGTACCGAGGTTTATAAGCTAGTAGCAAATGAATGGAAGATTATCCATAATCACTGGTCTTTGATTAAACCTGTATAA
- a CDS encoding helix-turn-helix transcriptional regulator has translation MHRIEQYAFYKTKYGEELLIDVVRLKDIKIYLKENAVHRLGYHDITLITDGHGKFRIDDKEYHVKEGDIIFSSPNQIRWWDIDNITDGYALIFEKEFLLTFFNDPDFLQHLSYFRDSHTFSKLSLGEESGQTLRLINEIKQEINSYKEKDKHILRALLYQTLKSLDRIYILRNSSSGNTENVKNRHADTFIKLVDIGYKQNHSIRHYADKLCITPNYLNELIKSAMGISAKQVIQNKLIQEAKKMLLYTSDSISDIAASLNYENTSYFIRFFRKQTGHTPLQYRNTNKP, from the coding sequence ATGCACCGGATCGAACAATACGCTTTCTACAAGACCAAATACGGCGAAGAACTACTGATTGATGTTGTCCGGTTAAAAGATATAAAGATATACCTGAAAGAGAACGCTGTCCATAGGTTAGGCTATCACGATATTACGCTGATTACTGATGGCCATGGAAAGTTTAGAATCGATGATAAGGAATATCATGTAAAGGAAGGGGATATAATATTCTCCTCGCCTAATCAGATACGCTGGTGGGATATCGACAATATTACCGACGGCTACGCCCTGATATTTGAAAAAGAATTTCTACTCACGTTCTTCAATGATCCTGATTTTCTGCAACACTTATCATATTTCAGAGACTCACATACTTTTAGTAAATTAAGTCTGGGTGAAGAATCCGGGCAGACTCTCCGGCTGATAAATGAAATTAAACAGGAAATAAACTCTTATAAGGAAAAAGATAAGCATATACTAAGAGCGTTGCTATATCAGACACTGAAATCTCTGGACAGAATTTATATCCTTAGAAATTCATCTTCCGGTAATACCGAAAATGTAAAAAACAGACATGCCGACACTTTTATAAAACTTGTAGACATCGGATATAAGCAAAACCATTCTATCCGTCATTATGCAGACAAACTCTGTATTACTCCAAATTATCTGAACGAACTGATAAAATCCGCAATGGGGATTAGCGCCAAACAAGTTATTCAGAATAAGCTTATACAAGAAGCAAAAAAAATGCTCTTATACACATCCGATTCCATATCAGACATAGCTGCGTCTCTCAATTACGAAAATACATCATACTTTATCCGTTTTTTCAGGAAACAAACAGGCCATACACCTTTACAATACCGAAATACCAATAAACCATAA